The proteins below come from a single Cricetulus griseus strain 17A/GY chromosome 6, alternate assembly CriGri-PICRH-1.0, whole genome shotgun sequence genomic window:
- the Oser1 gene encoding oxidative stress-responsive serine-rich protein 1, which translates to MKSEAKDGEEESLQTAFKKLRVDASGSISSLSVGEGTSGRASVRTAADDMKPKTTCASKDSWHGSTRKSSRGAVRTQRRRRSKSPVLHPPKFIHCSTTASPPSSQLKHRSQTEPPDGSSGLGISSPKEFNTGETSTSLDVNHTGAVIEPLRSSVPRLPSESKTEEPSDATQVSQESLTASDLSDFRSVSKLSQGKPCACVGKECQCKRWHDMEVYSFSGLQNVPPLAPERRSLEDCSPSLHTRTLSGSPRSCSEQARVYVDDVTIEDLSGYMEYYLYIPKKMSHMAEMMYT; encoded by the exons GTCCATCTCATCTCTGTCTGTTGGAGAAGGCACAAGTGGCAGAGCATCAGTCAGAACAGCAGCAGATGACATGAAACCTAAAACCACGTGTGCGTCTAAGGACAGTTGGCATGG gtCTACAAGGAAGTCTTCACGAGGAGCAGTGAGAACCCAGCGTCGTCGACGCTCCAAGTCTCCTGTCCTTCATCCTCCCAAGTTCATACATTGCAGCACCACAGCATCTCCTCCCAGCAGCCAGCTCAAGCACAGAAGCCAGACTGAGCCACCCGACGGCAGCAGTGGGCTGGGAATTTCAAGCCCCAAAGAGTTCAACACAGGAGAGACCTCTACTTCTCTTGATGTTAATCACACAGGGGCAGTCATTGAGCCTCTGAGAAGTTCAGTTCCAAGGCTCCCGTCAGAGAGTAAAACAGAAGAGCCCTCTGATGCTACCCAAGTCTCCCAAGAAAGTCTTACAGCCAGTGATCTCTCTGACTTTCGATCTGTTTCCAAGCTAAGCCAGGGCAAGCCATGTGCGTGTGTAGGCAAGGAGTGCCAGTGCAAGAGATGGCATGATATGGAAGTGTATTCCTTTTCAGGTCTGCAGAATGTCCCTCCTTTGGCCCCAGAACGAAGGTCACTTGAGGACTGCTCTCCATCACTGCACACCAGAACTCTGTCTGGCTCCCCTCGATCCTGTTCCGAGCAAGCTCGTGTCTATGTGGATGATGTGACCATTGAGGACCTGTCAGGCTACATGGAGTATTACTTGTATATCcctaagaaaatgtcccacatgGCAGAGATGATGTACACCTGA